The following are encoded together in the Limanda limanda chromosome 12, fLimLim1.1, whole genome shotgun sequence genome:
- the vrk1 gene encoding serine/threonine-protein kinase VRK1 isoform X3 — protein sequence MPPKAKAAGKRIAPAKRKLAEEFPPGEVLTDTGKKAWKLGTPIGQGGFGLLYLADENSAKSVGADARYVIKVEPSENGPLFSELKFYMRAAKPELIQSWMRSHKLKNLGVPRYWGSGLHERGGKRYRFMVIDRLGTDLQKKFEECGKRFPRKLVLQLGLCLLDILEYIHEHEYVHADIKASNLMLSDTDPNQVYLVDYGLAYRYSPDGVLKEYKEDPKRCHDGTIEFTSIDAHKGASACRRSDLEILCYCMVQWLCGRLPWEDKLQDPIYVRDSKLRCQENISQFMNKCFSAQDKPDEIEKFMEEIKSLGYQDKPPYEKLRSILLYGLKGIQSKDDGKLEFAPANGAVSLPAQTAKRKKADEESETDGNSTKKKMVAKKKEVNRVKSPKKNPRPRKVPNSGKQGDPKSSLVEMGTQTSPGLAKRSRGRPKKT from the exons ATGCCCCCCAAAGCCAAGGCTGCAGGGAAGCGAATCGCTCCAGCCAAGAGGAAACTGGCAGAGGAGTTTCCACCAGGAGAAGTGTTGACTGACACCGGGAAGAAAGCCTGGAAACTAGGGACTCCAATCGGCCAGGGGGGATTTGGTCTCTTATATCTGG cTGATGAAAATTCTGCAAAATCTGTGGGTGCTGATGCTCGCTATGTCATCAAAGTG GAGCCCAGTGAAAATGGACCTCTGTTCTCAGAGCTCAAGTTTTACATGCGAGCTGCTAAGCCTGAGCTGA TCCAAAGTTGGATGAGATCTCACAAGCTGAAAAATCTGGGAGTTCCCAGGTACTGGGGCTCAGGTCTgcatgagagaggagggaaaag GTACAGGTTCATGGTTATTGACAGGCTTGGCACAGACCTGCAGAAAAAGTTTGAAGAATGTGGAAAGAGGTTCCCCAGAAAACTGGTTCTGCAGCTTGGTCTTTGTCTG CTGGATATTTTGGAGTATATCCATGAACATGAGTATGTGCACGCTGACATTAAAGCATCTAACCTCATGTTGAGCGACACTGATCCCAACCAG GTTTACTTAGTAGATTATGGGCTGGCGTACAGGTACTCTCCTGATGGTGTCCTCAAAGAGTACAAGGAAGACCCCAAGAGATGTCATGATGGTACCATCGAGTTCACGAGCATCGACGCCCATAAAGGAGCAT CTGCATGTAGAcggagcgacctggagatcctGTGCTACTGCATGGTTCAGTGGTTGTGTGGTCGGCTGCCCTGGGAGGACAAGCTTCAGGACCCGATCTACGTCAGAGACTCCAAACTTAG GTGTCAAGAAAACATCTCACAGTTTATGAACAAGTGTTTCTCTGCTCAAGACAAgccag ATGAAATTGAGAAGTTCATGGAGGAGATTAAATCCCTGGGATACCAAGACAAACCACCCTACGAGAAGCTGCGCTCCATCCTGCTGTACGGACTGAAGGGCATCCAGTCTAAAGATGATGGCAAGCTTGAGTTCGCTCCTGCCAACGGAGCTGTATCACTTCCTGCTCAG ACGGCCAAGAGAAAAAAAGCAGATGAGGAGAGTGAGACGGATGGAAATTCCACAAAGAAAAAGATGGtcgcaaaaaaaaaag aaGTGAATAGAGTGAAGAGTCCCAAGAAGAATCCTAGACCAAGAAAGGTGCCCAACAGTGGAAAACAGGGTGACCCTAAATCCAGTCTTGTGGAGATGGGGACCCAGACCTCACCTGGACTAGCCAAAAGATCTAGAGGCAGACCCAAGAAAACCTAA
- the vrk1 gene encoding serine/threonine-protein kinase VRK1 isoform X2, protein MPPKAKAAGKRIAPAKRKLAEEFPPGEVLTDTGKKAWKLGTPIGQGGFGLLYLADENSAKSVGADARYVIKVEPSENGPLFSELKFYMRAAKPELIQSWMRSHKLKNLGVPRYWGSGLHERGGKRYRFMVIDRLGTDLQKKFEECGKRFPRKLVLQLGLCLLDILEYIHEHEYVHADIKASNLMLSDTDPNQVYLVDYGLAYRYSPDGVLKEYKEDPKRCHDGTIEFTSIDAHKGASACRRSDLEILCYCMVQWLCGRLPWEDKLQDPIYVRDSKLRCQENISQFMNKCFSAQDKPDEIEKFMEEIKSLGYQDKPPYEKLRSILLYGLKGIQSKDDGKLEFAPANGAVSLPAQKTAKRKKADEESETDGNSTKKKMVAKKKVNRVKSPKKNPRPRKVPNSGKQGDPKSSLVEMGTQTSPGLAKRSRGRPKKT, encoded by the exons ATGCCCCCCAAAGCCAAGGCTGCAGGGAAGCGAATCGCTCCAGCCAAGAGGAAACTGGCAGAGGAGTTTCCACCAGGAGAAGTGTTGACTGACACCGGGAAGAAAGCCTGGAAACTAGGGACTCCAATCGGCCAGGGGGGATTTGGTCTCTTATATCTGG cTGATGAAAATTCTGCAAAATCTGTGGGTGCTGATGCTCGCTATGTCATCAAAGTG GAGCCCAGTGAAAATGGACCTCTGTTCTCAGAGCTCAAGTTTTACATGCGAGCTGCTAAGCCTGAGCTGA TCCAAAGTTGGATGAGATCTCACAAGCTGAAAAATCTGGGAGTTCCCAGGTACTGGGGCTCAGGTCTgcatgagagaggagggaaaag GTACAGGTTCATGGTTATTGACAGGCTTGGCACAGACCTGCAGAAAAAGTTTGAAGAATGTGGAAAGAGGTTCCCCAGAAAACTGGTTCTGCAGCTTGGTCTTTGTCTG CTGGATATTTTGGAGTATATCCATGAACATGAGTATGTGCACGCTGACATTAAAGCATCTAACCTCATGTTGAGCGACACTGATCCCAACCAG GTTTACTTAGTAGATTATGGGCTGGCGTACAGGTACTCTCCTGATGGTGTCCTCAAAGAGTACAAGGAAGACCCCAAGAGATGTCATGATGGTACCATCGAGTTCACGAGCATCGACGCCCATAAAGGAGCAT CTGCATGTAGAcggagcgacctggagatcctGTGCTACTGCATGGTTCAGTGGTTGTGTGGTCGGCTGCCCTGGGAGGACAAGCTTCAGGACCCGATCTACGTCAGAGACTCCAAACTTAG GTGTCAAGAAAACATCTCACAGTTTATGAACAAGTGTTTCTCTGCTCAAGACAAgccag ATGAAATTGAGAAGTTCATGGAGGAGATTAAATCCCTGGGATACCAAGACAAACCACCCTACGAGAAGCTGCGCTCCATCCTGCTGTACGGACTGAAGGGCATCCAGTCTAAAGATGATGGCAAGCTTGAGTTCGCTCCTGCCAACGGAGCTGTATCACTTCCTGCTCAG AAGACGGCCAAGAGAAAAAAAGCAGATGAGGAGAGTGAGACGGATGGAAATTCCACAAAGAAAAAGATGGtcgcaaaaaaaaaag TGAATAGAGTGAAGAGTCCCAAGAAGAATCCTAGACCAAGAAAGGTGCCCAACAGTGGAAAACAGGGTGACCCTAAATCCAGTCTTGTGGAGATGGGGACCCAGACCTCACCTGGACTAGCCAAAAGATCTAGAGGCAGACCCAAGAAAACCTAA
- the vrk1 gene encoding serine/threonine-protein kinase VRK1 isoform X1, with product MPPKAKAAGKRIAPAKRKLAEEFPPGEVLTDTGKKAWKLGTPIGQGGFGLLYLADENSAKSVGADARYVIKVEPSENGPLFSELKFYMRAAKPELIQSWMRSHKLKNLGVPRYWGSGLHERGGKRYRFMVIDRLGTDLQKKFEECGKRFPRKLVLQLGLCLLDILEYIHEHEYVHADIKASNLMLSDTDPNQVYLVDYGLAYRYSPDGVLKEYKEDPKRCHDGTIEFTSIDAHKGASACRRSDLEILCYCMVQWLCGRLPWEDKLQDPIYVRDSKLRCQENISQFMNKCFSAQDKPDEIEKFMEEIKSLGYQDKPPYEKLRSILLYGLKGIQSKDDGKLEFAPANGAVSLPAQKTAKRKKADEESETDGNSTKKKMVAKKKEVNRVKSPKKNPRPRKVPNSGKQGDPKSSLVEMGTQTSPGLAKRSRGRPKKT from the exons ATGCCCCCCAAAGCCAAGGCTGCAGGGAAGCGAATCGCTCCAGCCAAGAGGAAACTGGCAGAGGAGTTTCCACCAGGAGAAGTGTTGACTGACACCGGGAAGAAAGCCTGGAAACTAGGGACTCCAATCGGCCAGGGGGGATTTGGTCTCTTATATCTGG cTGATGAAAATTCTGCAAAATCTGTGGGTGCTGATGCTCGCTATGTCATCAAAGTG GAGCCCAGTGAAAATGGACCTCTGTTCTCAGAGCTCAAGTTTTACATGCGAGCTGCTAAGCCTGAGCTGA TCCAAAGTTGGATGAGATCTCACAAGCTGAAAAATCTGGGAGTTCCCAGGTACTGGGGCTCAGGTCTgcatgagagaggagggaaaag GTACAGGTTCATGGTTATTGACAGGCTTGGCACAGACCTGCAGAAAAAGTTTGAAGAATGTGGAAAGAGGTTCCCCAGAAAACTGGTTCTGCAGCTTGGTCTTTGTCTG CTGGATATTTTGGAGTATATCCATGAACATGAGTATGTGCACGCTGACATTAAAGCATCTAACCTCATGTTGAGCGACACTGATCCCAACCAG GTTTACTTAGTAGATTATGGGCTGGCGTACAGGTACTCTCCTGATGGTGTCCTCAAAGAGTACAAGGAAGACCCCAAGAGATGTCATGATGGTACCATCGAGTTCACGAGCATCGACGCCCATAAAGGAGCAT CTGCATGTAGAcggagcgacctggagatcctGTGCTACTGCATGGTTCAGTGGTTGTGTGGTCGGCTGCCCTGGGAGGACAAGCTTCAGGACCCGATCTACGTCAGAGACTCCAAACTTAG GTGTCAAGAAAACATCTCACAGTTTATGAACAAGTGTTTCTCTGCTCAAGACAAgccag ATGAAATTGAGAAGTTCATGGAGGAGATTAAATCCCTGGGATACCAAGACAAACCACCCTACGAGAAGCTGCGCTCCATCCTGCTGTACGGACTGAAGGGCATCCAGTCTAAAGATGATGGCAAGCTTGAGTTCGCTCCTGCCAACGGAGCTGTATCACTTCCTGCTCAG AAGACGGCCAAGAGAAAAAAAGCAGATGAGGAGAGTGAGACGGATGGAAATTCCACAAAGAAAAAGATGGtcgcaaaaaaaaaag aaGTGAATAGAGTGAAGAGTCCCAAGAAGAATCCTAGACCAAGAAAGGTGCCCAACAGTGGAAAACAGGGTGACCCTAAATCCAGTCTTGTGGAGATGGGGACCCAGACCTCACCTGGACTAGCCAAAAGATCTAGAGGCAGACCCAAGAAAACCTAA